GTTGCTAGACTTGTTGTAAGACAAGCTGACGTTGAGAGGTAGGTTGTCCTTGGAGAGGAACTTGTTAAGGTGAACGACGATGCCGCCACTAGTAGAATCGGCCTTCTCGATGTTAGCAGTCTGGTTTGACGCGATGCTGTCTGCATCGAAGGAGCTTGGTAGAACGTAGGCGGAAGAGGACAGGTCCAGGAAGTTGCTGTTTGTTCCGTCTGCGATACCCAGAGCTCCACGGCTTTTAACTTCGTCTTCGCGCCAGCCGAGGGTTGGTACGATAGCTCCGTTCCAGAGGAAACCTTGCCAAGTGATCGCCTTGGAGGAGGTTTCGCGTTTTTGGAGGTCAGCCGAAGTGTAGAGGCCAGCTCCGTCAGCGTGGTTGCGGAGAGCGAGGCTTTGCGTTGTCCAGCCAACGTAATTGTCGGGATTCGAGTTTTGGTATAGTGGCAATTCATCCTCATCGAAGATGTAGGCCAGATTCGCTGGGATAGTCCAAGCCGCGCTTGGGTCAACTCCAGTGGCATTCCAAGTCGAGTCAAACACAGTTACCGCTGTATCGGTAAGGCTGATACTGCTTCCGAGGCCGGGAATGTTCGCTCCTGAGGCCGATGACATACCAGACAGGGAGTCTCCGAGATAGAGGAATCCAGTTGGCATGCGTTCGTAGAATGCAGTGCTGCTAGCGGAGCCTTGTGTCCAGTAGTTGTACCAGTCTTCGCTTCCGGTTTGGTTGTACCATGCGTATTGCTCGGTTTCGTAGTCCTCTTCGCTCAATACAGCATTGAATACATTACGTCCGATTAGCTTTCCGAGGAAGCTGTCCTCATCCATGAAGTCAGCTGAACGGAGCTCGGCAAAGAGGGATGCTCTGAGGAATTCGCGTTCGCTAGCGTAGGATTGGCCAGTTCCGCCACCTGTAGTGGTAACGTAAGGACGGCCAACGTTTGGATTCGCTGTACCGTCGTCGAAGCTTTCTAACACGTCTACAGTGATAGCCGGGCTCCAGCCTAGTAGGGACTCGCCTCCACGCTCGAAGGATTGGCTATCGTAGGAGAGGTTGAGTCCGACGCGATCGTTGAGCCAAGTTTGGGCGACGTCGAAGTTTACTGCATTCCAGTCGGAGAATTCGGACTTGTTGTCCCCATCGATGAGAGTGTTGTAGTAGTCGAATACAGAGGAATCTTGCAGCGACTCACGGCGGTATTGTCCGGAGTCTGCGTAGTCGAGTCCGAGGTTTGTCGCGGTCGAATCCAAGGTGCCCAATCCCATCATGGCGATGGAGAAGAGCTTGCCTTCGAGGCCATTGGCGGATCCGAGTGGAGTTCCGTCGGTTCCGAGGGCGCCGTTATTGATATAGCCAGCACGGGCTCCGTACAAAGATCCCGTTGTTCCATCTATCAGGTAAACCGGTTGCTGGGCGTTGATGTTGGCACTCGTCAACCATGGCTCGTAGGAGGCTCCGCCAGATGACAAGTAGTCGGAAAAGGCGACATAAGGATTTTCGACGGTGACCATATCCGTGTCGTCGAACCACTGGGATACAGAGTCGACCGGAGTGATGGTACGAGGGCGGTTTGCGTCTATTTCGCCGTGCTCGAAGTTTGCCTTCACGGTAGTACGCATGGAGTCGGTTCCGATGTTTGGCTGCCAGCGAACGGCTCCGTAGATACGTTGATCGTCTTCGAAAGCCGGGTCTTGCTGGAACTTTTCGTTGTCGGAAAGGACAGCGATGTGAACTGCGAGTTCGTCTTCGATAAGGACCTTATTGAAAGAACCGCTCAAGCGCGTGCTACCGTAGGAACCGAATTTAAGAGAGATCTCGTTTTCATCCGCCATGCTCGCGTCGGCGAGGGTGGCGTTGATGATACCTGCAGGTTTGCCGAGTCCGAATAGGATGGAGTTTGGACCGCGTTGTACGTCGATACGGTCGACATTGTATCCATCCCAAGGAATATCTGAAACGAAGAAGTTTCTGGTGTTTTCCGCAGCGCTAAGTCCGCGAACGCGATTGTTCGAATTTGGATTGATGAGGGTGGAAGACTCGTCGAGCGTTGCTCCGTTGCCGAGGCCGGCAAAGGTACCCTTGGTGCCGCCGACTTCGGCGTTGGTGGCGTATTGGAGAAGCGTGCCTGAGTCGGTCGCTCCTACGTCATCCAGAAATTGCTCGGTGTAGACTGAAATAGCGGATCCGACGTCTTTGAGCTCGGTGCGGATACGAGTTCCTGCGAGCGAGGAAGTGGCACGGTAGCCCTCGTCTTCTTCAGCTGTCACTTCGAATGGACTGAGTTCGAATATTTCTTCCTCGTCCGATGGCGCGTCGTCTTGCGGATAAGCAAAGGGAGCGCATCCAAGAAGACCGAGAACCAAAGCGGTCCGAAGGGATCGCTGGTTTTGCGGAATTTTGGATAGGTTGGGATATTTTTGCATATATCTAGCTAGTTTTGGTTGTAGGTTTTGGGTAGGGTTAAAGAAAATTTTTGAAACCACGGAGGCACGGAGGCACGCGGTCACGAGTGGGCTCGTTCGGCCTGATCGGGGTATAATCTCTGGGGTATTCTTAGTTTTGTTTAGGGTAATTTTTCTAGCAGTAGCACTAGTACAGGGGGGCTCCATCGTTTCTTCGGCAGGGGAAGCCGGTGGCGTCGGGGGGTCCGAAAGCCCGAAACGGGTGGAGTATTTGGCACTTCGATAGTTTTCCTATCTGTACCCGATATTCTCTGATCGATTCATGAATGCGACAATTGTAGAGTTCTATGTATAGAATAGGTCTCGAATTGTAGAAATCGAGTGAGCTATCTCTTCTAGGAACAGTCTGACCCAGCTTGTGGTTTATCTCAACTAATACTGATTCTTATTAGCTCTGCTGACGCTCGGTCGACTTTCGGGTGGGGCGCAGCCTAAGCTAGAGCGGCTACGTTGACCTTGTTTTCTTGCTTTTTTTCTCCTTAAAAGTCTACTGGCGGCTCGATTTTCTCTAGGGAGTCGGGCGATCACACGATCAGTGGTCTGCCGAAAGCTATTTTTCCGATGTCGATAAAGAACAAACCAAAGATGTACCTGCACAAAACCGATCCCGCGGAAGCGGCTCCGGTCAAGCGGTCGTACGATGCCGACTTCAAGCCTTCCGAGGATTATCGGGAGTCCATGCCGGACATCATGGATGCGGTCGATTCGGAGCAAGGCTCCGCAGTCCCGATTCAGCAGGTCGGAGTTTCAAACTTCCGATTGCCGCTTACAGTGCAGGCTGTTGATGGAAAACTGCTGACCTTGGAGGCGAGCATCACGGGGTCCGTTTCATTGGAAGCGAATCTTAAGGGCATCAATATGTCGCGTATCATGCGCTCCTTCTACGAGCTGAAAGAGGAGGTATTTACGATCGATACGGTTCGCACCGTTTTGGACCTTTTCCGAGAAAAGGTAGAGAGCTTCGACGCTCGTATCATCATCCGCTTCAATTACCCGATCATGCAGCCCAGCCTGCGCAGCGGGCTTGAAGGCTACCAATACTACAAGTGCGCTTTTGAAGGGAGATTGTCCAAATCTGGCGTCTTCGAGCGCCTGATCCACTTCGACTTCGTTTATTCATCAGCCTGTCCGTGTTCGGCGGAACTCGCCGAGCATGCCCGCGACTTGAGGGAAGCGTATTCGATTCCACACTCCCAGCGCAGCAAGGCTCGGGTTTTTGTCAAGTTAGCGGAAGGCGAGAGCCTCTCTATCGAAGATTTGCAGAAGCATCTAGCTGAAGCGCTGAAGACCGAGACGCAGGTTATGGTCAAGCGTGAGGACGAGCAGGCCTTTGCCGAGCTCAACGGCGCCTACATCAAGTTCGTCGAAGACGCGGCGCGATTGGTCTACGAACAGCTTGCGAGCGATTCGAGAATTGCGGACTTTCAGGTGGCGTGCTCGCACCTAGAGTCGCTGCACTCGCATGATGCTGTTTCTGTGATTTGCAAGGGAGTGCCCGGCGGATTTATTGCCGATTTCTCGGATTTCGACTCCTTGGTTTGCTAGTCGAAATTCGTGTAACTTTTCATTGCTTCTCGACGAGCGACTGCGCAAATTGGCCGCTCGTTTTTGAAACGGGCTATGGCGCAGCCTGGTAGCGCGCTTGTCTGGGGGACAAGAGGTCGTGGGTTCGAATCCCGCTAGCCCGACCATTTGTTGAAGTTGTAAGTGGTCTAAACGATTGTCCGGCGTTTAGCTAACCGGATTGGGAGTTTGTCCCGGTTGGGGGAGGCTTTCGTGTATTGGGGAGCGCTAACTATCCTATGAGAGTTCACATGGCCACGGTAGCCAGGGAAGGGCTTCTTTTAGGCCAAACCACATCCGTTGCGCAGAGCCGCTTCGATAGCCGTAGATGCGGACTCCGAGTATTTGGAGCATCAAGCTGCTGGCTCGTCGCATGGCAGTTTCCTGAGGGTAGATCTCCTCGAGCTCGCTTTGAAGGTAGTCTTCTATCTCGGCCACTTTCACCTCGGCGAGCTGATAGAGCTCATTGCCCTCTGCCGCCAACTCCAGCTGGGTCTTCAGAAGAAAGCAGCTGCAGTAGTCCTTTCTCTTCGTCTCCTCGACGATGCGCCTGAGCAGTTCGATTAAGCCTGCTTCGATGGAGGGAGCGGAATGGATAGTCTCTCGTATGCGTTGAAGATTCGTTTCGGCGTAAACTGCCAGCGATTCACGATAGAGCCCCTCTTTGTTCCCGAAGGCTAGGTATAGCGAGCCCGGCTTTAGCCCAGTGGCTTTCACCAACTTCTGCATCGATGTGGCCGTGTATCCATTTTGCCAGAATAGGTCGATAGACCTCTCGATAATTTCGGTTCTGTCGAATTGAGCTCTTGTCATAGAAATAGGTCCAACCGCTCAGCAGTCTTCAAAGATCTTCTTTTATGCATAACTTGAACAAACATTCAAGTAAATATTGACAGGCGATGTTGGCGTCGACAACTTGAATGAGCATTCAAGTTGGTGGCTGACATAGTCACCCGAAAAGTAGTATCCCCAGCTTCAACGTGACTGGGTCGTAGAAAGGAAAACTAAGATGGGAATATCAGTTAAAGATAAGGTTGCCTTGGTAACTGGAGCCAATCGAGGAATTGGCAAAGCGATCGTGGAGGCCTTCTTGCGGGAAGGGGCTCGCAAGGTCTATTTGGTGGTTCGTAATCCCGAAACCGCCGTGGTTTTGGAAAAGAGGTACGGAGAGGCAGTCGAGACGCTTGTCGCGGACCTTGCGGATCGAGTGTCCATTGGGCGTTTAGCTGAGCAGGCGTCGGATGCAGAAATTGTCGTAAACAACGCGGGCATCTTGATCCCCAGTTCGCCGATAGCCGAGGGGGTTGAGGATGCTCTGAGCAAAGAGTTGGAGGTGAACGTCTTTGGCCTGCTACGCGTGGCAAACACCTTTGCTCCTATTCTGGAGGCCAATGGAGGTGGGGCTTTGGTTCAGATGAACTCCATCGCCTCGATCAAAAATTTTGCGGATTTGTCTACCTATTCTGCCTCCAAAGCGGCTGCCTATTCGCTAACCCAAGGTCTTCGAGAAAAGCTCGCGACAAAGGGAATTGCCGTTTTGAGCGTTCACCCGGGTCCCATCCAGACGGATATGGGCTCGGAGGCAGGATTCGATGGATCGCCTGAACCTTCCGTGGTAGCTGATGGCATCGTGGAAGCCCTTGCTTCGGGGACTTTTCATCTCTTCCCGGATGAGATGGCGAAGCAGTTTGACAAAGCGTATCAAAGTTTTGCGGACAATATTGTATTGGCAGACTTTTCTGAGTCGGCCTAGGAAGCTAATATGCGCGGGAGCCTTTTGAGGAGGGGAGAGCTCCCGTGCTTTTTGTTCCGGCTTCAAAACGAATAGAGCCTTACTCTCGGCTTAAACAATCCAACATCGACAATGATGGTTACTGAACGATTCAATGCTTTTACTGTAGAGTTGCCGGATGAGTCGATCCGTAGTTGCTACTCTCCTACGTCAATCGCCCGACAGTACTTCAAAAGCGGAGAGGTTATTACTGTCGAAGAGTTTGTTTCGAAATCACGCAGTGCACTGAACGAAGCTTCCTCTCAAGTGGAAGAGGTTTTTGGATACGTTTGTAGTGGAGCGGCTGC
The sequence above is a segment of the Pelagicoccus albus genome. Coding sequences within it:
- a CDS encoding TonB-dependent receptor plug domain-containing protein; this encodes MQKYPNLSKIPQNQRSLRTALVLGLLGCAPFAYPQDDAPSDEEEIFELSPFEVTAEEDEGYRATSSLAGTRIRTELKDVGSAISVYTEQFLDDVGATDSGTLLQYATNAEVGGTKGTFAGLGNGATLDESSTLINPNSNNRVRGLSAAENTRNFFVSDIPWDGYNVDRIDVQRGPNSILFGLGKPAGIINATLADASMADENEISLKFGSYGSTRLSGSFNKVLIEDELAVHIAVLSDNEKFQQDPAFEDDQRIYGAVRWQPNIGTDSMRTTVKANFEHGEIDANRPRTITPVDSVSQWFDDTDMVTVENPYVAFSDYLSSGGASYEPWLTSANINAQQPVYLIDGTTGSLYGARAGYINNGALGTDGTPLGSANGLEGKLFSIAMMGLGTLDSTATNLGLDYADSGQYRRESLQDSSVFDYYNTLIDGDNKSEFSDWNAVNFDVAQTWLNDRVGLNLSYDSQSFERGGESLLGWSPAITVDVLESFDDGTANPNVGRPYVTTTGGGTGQSYASEREFLRASLFAELRSADFMDEDSFLGKLIGRNVFNAVLSEEDYETEQYAWYNQTGSEDWYNYWTQGSASSTAFYERMPTGFLYLGDSLSGMSSASGANIPGLGSSISLTDTAVTVFDSTWNATGVDPSAAWTIPANLAYIFDEDELPLYQNSNPDNYVGWTTQSLALRNHADGAGLYTSADLQKRETSSKAITWQGFLWNGAIVPTLGWREDEVKSRGALGIADGTNSNFLDLSSSAYVLPSSFDADSIASNQTANIEKADSTSGGIVVHLNKFLSKDNLPLNVSLSYNKSSNFEVGLVRKDLYGNNIANPSGETKDYGILLSTKDNRYSFRAVKYESVVMNSTVDLPSSGLGSTIANGLNWRNVFLYDLAGYDWSTAATDSYRNKASTAYPELFEEGSAAEAAWEDAAISQWNEIQAWLTDKGFFEAWGFTPQSVDSLTDRSTYAADPTTWAPNTTDNVYLYRATAPQNFAVTADTYSEGYEFELTANPTPNWRISMNASKSEAYYDNVGGETIDEFVAYMDSMLIGTEAGALPRWGNPGGAIYSSIYSPWRANYVLMKLQEGSNVPELRKWRYNIITNYAFSDGKLKGVNIGGSYRWQDKVAIGYPISQGTDGVYNFDFANPYYGPSEDAIDLWASYSRPLNDKVDWKVQLNIRNAFADDDLIPISVQPDGSWAGVRIAPTEEWYITNTFSF
- the folE2 gene encoding GTP cyclohydrolase FolE2, coding for MSIKNKPKMYLHKTDPAEAAPVKRSYDADFKPSEDYRESMPDIMDAVDSEQGSAVPIQQVGVSNFRLPLTVQAVDGKLLTLEASITGSVSLEANLKGINMSRIMRSFYELKEEVFTIDTVRTVLDLFREKVESFDARIIIRFNYPIMQPSLRSGLEGYQYYKCAFEGRLSKSGVFERLIHFDFVYSSACPCSAELAEHARDLREAYSIPHSQRSKARVFVKLAEGESLSIEDLQKHLAEALKTETQVMVKREDEQAFAELNGAYIKFVEDAARLVYEQLASDSRIADFQVACSHLESLHSHDAVSVICKGVPGGFIADFSDFDSLVC
- a CDS encoding TetR/AcrR family transcriptional regulator; this encodes MTRAQFDRTEIIERSIDLFWQNGYTATSMQKLVKATGLKPGSLYLAFGNKEGLYRESLAVYAETNLQRIRETIHSAPSIEAGLIELLRRIVEETKRKDYCSCFLLKTQLELAAEGNELYQLAEVKVAEIEDYLQSELEEIYPQETAMRRASSLMLQILGVRIYGYRSGSAQRMWFGLKEALPWLPWPCELS
- a CDS encoding SDR family oxidoreductase encodes the protein MGISVKDKVALVTGANRGIGKAIVEAFLREGARKVYLVVRNPETAVVLEKRYGEAVETLVADLADRVSIGRLAEQASDAEIVVNNAGILIPSSPIAEGVEDALSKELEVNVFGLLRVANTFAPILEANGGGALVQMNSIASIKNFADLSTYSASKAAAYSLTQGLREKLATKGIAVLSVHPGPIQTDMGSEAGFDGSPEPSVVADGIVEALASGTFHLFPDEMAKQFDKAYQSFADNIVLADFSESA
- a CDS encoding MSMEG_0570 family nitrogen starvation response protein, with amino-acid sequence MMVTERFNAFTVELPDESIRSCYSPTSIARQYFKSGEVITVEEFVSKSRSALNEASSQVEEVFGYVCSGAAASIANIECWCSALEPRAKLKIVQI